CAGAATTGTGCGAGGTAACACAATCACTTTATAAGAGTGCAGCAGACTATCGAGAGCTGTTAAAGCAATTTGGTATTTTCGATAATGCAAAAAATTTGGTCAAAGAGCTTTCGGGAGGACAACGGCAAAAGTTATTTATAGTTTTGGCTCTTATACCCAATCCGAAGATTGTTTTCTTAGACGAGCTGACAACAGGGCTTGATGCAAAAGCCAGGCGGGAGGTATGGAAAATCTTATTTGACCTCAAAAGAAAAGGATTGACAATCTTCTTGACCTCTCATTTTATGGAAGAGGTAGAAGTGTTATGCGATACCATTTGCATACTCAAAAAAGGAAAAGCTGCCTTTTACGGGACAGTGAAAGAAGCTGTTGCAGGCAGCCCCTTTGATAAATTTGAAAATGCTTATTTATGGTACTCTGATGATGAGGTAACTGACTATGAGAACATTTAGGACAATGCTTAAAAATGAGTTGAAGCTCTCCTTGCGGGGCATGGATATGATCATCTTTGCTATCTGTATGCCACTTGTGGTTTTGATTATACTTGGTATTATTTATGGTAATAAACCCGCTTTTGATGGTGCGGAATACACTTTTCTGGAACAATCTTTTGGAGCCTTAACTACTATTGCCATTTGTGCAGGTGGTGTAATGGGTCTGCCTTTAGTGGTATCCGATTACCGAATCAGAAAAATATTGAAGCGTTTTAAGGTAACACCTGTCAGCCCTGCGATAATTTTGGCAGTGCATGTTGTGATATACATGATTTACTCGGTTGTTTCTTTGGTATTGCTTTATGCTGTTTCGGCTATCTTTTTCGGTTTTCAAATGGGCGGTTCTTTGCTGGTTTTTCTTGGCGGTTATATGTTGGTAATGCTGTCAATGTTCAGCATTGGTATGATGGTTGGCGGGATTTCCCCAAACTCTCAAATAGCAAGCGCTATTGCAAGTTTGCTATATTTCCCAATGCTTATTTTTTCTGGAGCAACTGTGCCGTATGAGGTGATGCCGAGTGCACTACAAAAGGCAGCCGATATTTTACCTCTGACACAGGGCATAAAAATTTTGAAAGCCGCATCTTTAGGGCTTACAATTGAAAGCGTGTTCATTCCTGTTATAGTTATGTTGGTATTCGCTACTGTTTGCATTGGTGTGTCGCTTCGGTTTTTTAAATGGGAATAATGAATTAAGAAGAGTGGATTTTTTATGCCCTGTCTGCGGTAGTAAGACTTGCAACCAAATCAGAGATCAGACACTTCAGATGCAGCAAAAAACGGTATAGCCACAAAGACTATACCGTTTTTTGATTGAGGCCGCCCCTGTTTTCTCCACATAAAGAAATGAAGGGACAAATGCATCTTTTTAGTACTAATTAAAATCGATATCTCCAACACCGGTTTTTAATTTAATCTTGGTGAGGCCATCCTTATTTTTTTCGGTTCGTTCATTTCCCATGAATTCACTTATTTCAGCTTCATAGCTGGAATCCTTAGGTACTTTTAAGCTTATGTCTCCAACGTCAGTCACTGCTTTTATGCTTTCAGCTCCTGTTATGTCGTTAAATACAACATCAATGTCGCCTGTATTTGTAGTGAATTCTGAATTTTTATCGGCAGAAGCTTCGGATACGACTATTTCACCTACATTTGTTATGATATTGTAGGAAGCTTTTGAATTTTTAATGGTGATGTTCCCAACATTGTTGGAAATGTCAAATTCTCCGTTAATTTTTTCGACGAATATATCGCCGACATTTGATGAAATAACTATATTGTTGATATTGTTGGGAACAGCAATTTTTAAGTCGGTAGATATATTGGTATCATCAAGTTTTATCTCTTTAAAAGAAGTATTTATATCAATTGAATCAGAAGTCGTTTCAATAGAATAGATGAAGTCAGAAACCAGCTGTTCTGATTTTTCTGTTGATCCTGTTTTAGCAGTAATATTCAAATCAATGGTTGCTTCATCTGAATCACTTGTTGTAATATCTATATTTCCAACAGAGTTTGTAACCTTTAACATGCTTAATCCCGCAGCATTTATACTGTGTGATTCCAGGCGCTCAGCTTTTTCATTACCCACTGTATTAACAAGCACTTCTGTGAGCTTATTTGTCACATCCTTTACTTTGTCTTCGTCCACTTCATTAATGGATGTACAGCCGCTGAGTGATGA
Above is a window of Sedimentibacter sp. MB35-C1 DNA encoding:
- a CDS encoding ABC transporter ATP-binding protein; translation: MDEIISVRRLSKSYGKLAAIQNLDLSVKQGTVFGLLGANGAGKSTTIECILGTKKPDSGEISILGMSPLRQRKQIFEDVGVQFQEANYQDKVTVSELCEVTQSLYKSAADYRELLKQFGIFDNAKNLVKELSGGQRQKLFIVLALIPNPKIVFLDELTTGLDAKARREVWKILFDLKRKGLTIFLTSHFMEEVEVLCDTICILKKGKAAFYGTVKEAVAGSPFDKFENAYLWYSDDEVTDYENI
- a CDS encoding ABC transporter permease, with amino-acid sequence MRTFRTMLKNELKLSLRGMDMIIFAICMPLVVLIILGIIYGNKPAFDGAEYTFLEQSFGALTTIAICAGGVMGLPLVVSDYRIRKILKRFKVTPVSPAIILAVHVVIYMIYSVVSLVLLYAVSAIFFGFQMGGSLLVFLGGYMLVMLSMFSIGMMVGGISPNSQIASAIASLLYFPMLIFSGATVPYEVMPSALQKAADILPLTQGIKILKAASLGLTIESVFIPVIVMLVFATVCIGVSLRFFKWE